The window CGATTTCAGACGCCAGGGAATGTTCAGAAAACCaatcaataaataatactTTTATACCAAGTAAGCACCACACGCCCTCGCAGTTCCCTAAAGAGCATATCCATCCACTTGAAACGCTCTATAATCTTTACACTTTTAAGCAATCTTTAAGGGTTTCAAGAGCTATGATTGTAAATTCTATAAATAACACACTCTATCTAATACATTTTACAtggtttttatatttcttttttatggcttgttatggagaaaaaaaaaattaaataattccaGCTGGTCCCATCACTTTAGACCGAGGTGGAGGACTGCATCGATGACTTGGAGCTGCGCAGGGACAGGGAGCGACGACGCTTGTCCGACTCCCTCTTAGCCTTCGACTCCTGCTTGCGCGTCATCAGCAGCTTGACGTACTCGCTGGCCGCCAGCTCAGATGCAATGCGTCGCTTCTTCCGCTCGGCCAGCAAATGACGCTTCCGTTGAAGGACAATCGGAGTAATGAGACGTTGAATCTTGGGGGCTTTGGTGGTGGCCTTCTTGTTCTCTTTGGCCGGGAGGGGGCGACGAACCACATAGCGACGCACATCATCCTCCTTGGTTAGGTTGTAGAGCTTACGGATCTTGCTGGCCCGCTTGGGACCCAAACGGCGGGGCTTGAAGGTGTCGGTGAGGCCCGGTATGTCCTGCTCACCCTTGCGAACCACCACCAAGGCCAGAACCGACATATTGGCATTCACGATGCAGCCACGCACCGACTTCCGCTTCCGTTCGCCGTCCCGACGAGGACGGTAGCACGACTGGCCCGACTTGAGGAGGAGGCGGACACGCTGCTGGCTAAAGACGCCCTGCTTCATGGGGAAACCCTGCTTGTCGTTGCCGCCAGCGATCCGCAGGACATAGCCCTGCCACTCCTCGCCCAGGCCATCGGCGGCGATACTGGCGCCCATGCGCTTCTCGTAGAAGATGCGCAGCTTGTGCTCGTCCACGATCTCTACGAGCTTCTGGCAGCCCGTCACCGGATAGGAGAtgtttaatttcatttcaAAACTAAATAGAACCTTCTCTGATGCAACTACTGGGATCTTGAGGCTAAAGAAAGGGTTTTCCAGAAAGGATTTAAGAGAAACTCcaccaaaatataattattttaagaaaaattcTTACGAATTCAAGGAGATGTTTCCGGATTGAGGCTGACaatgaaaagaaataaaatctatTGGGAGCGGAAAGGAAGTAAGCTCGGACTTCCTCAAATGTCAAAGTTCGTTTTCCAGCACTTCCCCAAAGGGCTACCCTGTAGCAGGCCATAAATTGGAGTTTTCCAACACTCCAAAATAGGTTTTAAACCAAAAATGGGAATAGAgctaaaaattttatatttttaccatGAAATCTAATTCCAGTTGAAACCAAACCCTCTTTTACTGAGTCACAACACAAAGTTAGGGAAAAACGTGCAAGAATCTGTTATCGGCGGTTTGGAAGTGCTTTTCTGGTGAGTAATGTTgatattttatagttttatcATTAAAACTCTTAAAAAGTGTCTAAGTAAGAAGGAAAATGATTTAAACTCATTAAGTTCTACCTTTTTGCCCTATTACTATCTGTTTGAACAAAACATTCTAAGAAGCTTGTTTGATGAATGCCTTTGAATAACAGTGTTGgaaaagccataaaaatacaaatttatattttaagcgGAGGGAGTCGCACTTTTTTTTAGTTAGTGGCTGTTAGGGATGACAAATGATTAAACTTTAAAAGTTCTTACACATTTTAGAGAAAATTAGGGATAAATACAAGTATTTGAAAAACGGATTCTCTATGGTAACCATGACAAGATTTCTCCATTACGGGAATTGAAAATGAGATAACGATAAAGTCACGGGAATGAGTCACGAACCCGTGCAAAAGTTAATAATACTACTGCTTGAACTCGAAACGCTGATGACGCCGAAATGTTATTTGTTAAAACGTTTCAGCGAGCGGATTTGcgtatctgagtatctgaatctgaaacggtgtatctgtatctgctgtAGCGGCTATGGAACCCAGAAACGAATATGCGAAAAAAAAGAgccaacaaacaacaaaaacaataggGGGGAGCTCAATCAGCTGCACACAAagaggcagcaacaacaagttGTATCTCCACAGAAATACACAGCAATTGGCCAAGCAGAAGTCTCCACGCGCAAGACAGGTCTCCAAAACTGACGAAAGACGAGCAAAAATGCCATATTGTATggagtttcaatggaaacagagagagtgagagaggGGGGgaatgggagtgggagtggacaCTGAAGTTGCTAATTACTGGCCAAGTGGGTGATATGGGTGGTATGGCTTATATGGCTTCCATAATGGTGGAATTGATTTTAAATGCCATATGCGACGACCTTTTGGAGAGAGGAGACAAGGCTGCTTATCATCAACTTCGCCTCCTCTCCCACCCacctgcacacacacacacacaccaacacacttCAGTTATCAATGCAATAGCATAAAGATAATCAAAACAAGCACAAATACAAATAGAGCAGAGTACAAAAACACTATTAATTTCGTCATCAAAGTTGGGTATTTTACTCGCCGTTTTCAGggaaaacaactttttcacaCAATCGCttacacacgcacacacgcaCATCCAATAATTCCATTTAAATTGGCACGCTAATTACCTTTTTTTCGAACTCTCTCAGCTCTCTACGCTTGGCGCTGCGTTTTCACACTTGCAAATTCACTTTAATTTTAACTGCACCcgttaaatttcaattttaactTCCAACTTCCAATCGCAATTATCAGTTTTTACCAcctttttctccttttttttttccacctgACGCCACTGACGTCGTCGTTTTTTTCGGGGCTTCAAAATCGATGGGAAACGGTTTGTTTTAACACCGTGAACTAAGAAATTATACGCACAATATGTGGGGCCACCGTTTCGCACAAATTCGGGATATTTTTCTGCGGATTGTGGGTGGAAAAACGGCGAAAGAAAGCAGAgcaaaataaatggaaattacGTTAGAGGTGGCTGAACATCGATGTTCGGTGCTATCGATGTTTCGGAATTCAGCTGTCCATTGCGGGGGTGTATGATAACACTAGTGGCGGTATCTTGACCGTTGACTCGGTAGCCctggatatttttaaatataatttagaATAATTTGTAAACTAATGGGCTCTCATAATGAATATAATGTTTTTAAAGCGTATTTAAACGATTTTGGGCGTCTATTTCTTGACTTTGTGTGTGTAGTTTTATTATTCGTTAATCAATGTTTAACATAATGTTAACAGAAAACATATTGAAATTGGTATAAAGGACCTGTAAATATTCGATATCAAAAACTACCTTTAAATTttcaagtatatttttataaatcttatttaaataatgaAGAAAAACTAATTATCAGGGATGCAAAGCTTTTCATCCACCGGAAACTAAAAATACTGTTAAAAACACATTGGCGCCAAGACGGACACTGAAAAATATCTATCTAAGCAGTTGACTTACATTCCTAAATAAGAGGTTAATTCTTAACTAGAATGCATTATTTGCCATAGGggagttaaaaaataaagcttGATAAGTAATTTTAGATAACAGAAACTATTCGACCATTTTCCAGCACTGTTTCACACGCGTTAAGAACGTTTTGGCTCATCACTGTCTATTGTTAAATGGCCACACTTTTTTTTACCCAAAGCTACATAAACATgaataaacataaacatttatgCAATGAAATGAGTTGACCAATTTTCATATTAAAATcttgtataaatatttttcttaaataaatgtatctctattaaactttgcttcaaagtttgcattaaaatataaatttacaGCTATATCTAGCTATTTATTATTGG of the Drosophila ananassae strain 14024-0371.13 chromosome 2R, ASM1763931v2, whole genome shotgun sequence genome contains:
- the LOC6493289 gene encoding 40S ribosomal protein S6, which encodes MKLNISYPVTGCQKLVEIVDEHKLRIFYEKRMGASIAADGLGEEWQGYVLRIAGGNDKQGFPMKQGVFSQQRVRLLLKSGQSCYRPRRDGERKRKSVRGCIVNANMSVLALVVVRKGEQDIPGLTDTFKPRRLGPKRASKIRKLYNLTKEDDVRRYVVRRPLPAKENKKATTKAPKIQRLITPIVLQRKRHLLAERKKRRIASELAASEYVKLLMTRKQESKAKRESDKRRRSLSLRSSKSSMQSSTSV